Proteins from one Mytilus galloprovincialis chromosome 11, xbMytGall1.hap1.1, whole genome shotgun sequence genomic window:
- the LOC143050960 gene encoding uncharacterized protein LOC143050960 isoform X2: protein MIIFMCENLKYDYAAVTCYKCDSVDQPAHCYQTANCQADEICMVSQNPKLNGDLFFNLGCFAKSTCQYFNIVHGVGRRILVSSPSSITRCCDTDNCNKDLLCPGGICVFICRGSVMSWRDLCIYL, encoded by the exons ATGATAATATTTATGTgtgaaaatttgaaatatgattACGCAg CTGTGACCTGTTATAAATGTGATTCTGTTGATCAACCTGCACATTGCTATCAAACAGCAAACTGTCAGGCAGATGAA ATATGTATGGTTTCACAGAATCCAAAGTTGAATGGAGACCTGTTCTTCAACCTAGGTTGTTTTGCAAAGTCG acTTGTCAGTACTTCAATATTGTCCACGGTGTTGGACGTCGTATTTTAGTGAGTTCGCCTTCCTCAATAACAAGGTGCTGCGATACAGACAATTGTAAca AGGATCTGTTATGTCCTGGCGGgatttgtgtatttatttgtaGAGGATCTGTTATGTCCTGGCGGgatttgtgtatttatttgtaG
- the LOC143050960 gene encoding uncharacterized protein LOC143050960 isoform X3 translates to MLLFLLYGLTCVRLSFAVTCYKCDSVDQPAHCYQTANCQADEICMVSQNPKLNGDLFFNLGCFAKSTCQYFNIVHGVGRRILVSSPSSITRCCDTDNCNKDLLCPGGICGKCHLIF, encoded by the exons ATGCTGTTATTTCTATTGTACGGATTAACTTGTGTCCGTCTGTCTTTTG CTGTGACCTGTTATAAATGTGATTCTGTTGATCAACCTGCACATTGCTATCAAACAGCAAACTGTCAGGCAGATGAA ATATGTATGGTTTCACAGAATCCAAAGTTGAATGGAGACCTGTTCTTCAACCTAGGTTGTTTTGCAAAGTCG acTTGTCAGTACTTCAATATTGTCCACGGTGTTGGACGTCGTATTTTAGTGAGTTCGCCTTCCTCAATAACAAGGTGCTGCGATACAGACAATTGTAAca AGGATCTGTTATGTCCTGGCGGGATTTGTGGTAAGTGTCacttgatattttaa
- the LOC143050960 gene encoding uncharacterized protein LOC143050960 isoform X1 codes for MLLFLLYGLTCVRLSFAVTCYKCDSVDQPAHCYQTANCQADEICMVSQNPKLNGDLFFNLGCFAKSTCQYFNIVHGVGRRILVSSPSSITRCCDTDNCNKDLLCPGGICVFICRGSVMSWRDLCIYL; via the exons ATGCTGTTATTTCTATTGTACGGATTAACTTGTGTCCGTCTGTCTTTTG CTGTGACCTGTTATAAATGTGATTCTGTTGATCAACCTGCACATTGCTATCAAACAGCAAACTGTCAGGCAGATGAA ATATGTATGGTTTCACAGAATCCAAAGTTGAATGGAGACCTGTTCTTCAACCTAGGTTGTTTTGCAAAGTCG acTTGTCAGTACTTCAATATTGTCCACGGTGTTGGACGTCGTATTTTAGTGAGTTCGCCTTCCTCAATAACAAGGTGCTGCGATACAGACAATTGTAAca AGGATCTGTTATGTCCTGGCGGgatttgtgtatttatttgtaGAGGATCTGTTATGTCCTGGCGGgatttgtgtatttatttgtaG